The window CCTGTTATTCCGTATGCGACTCCCATATGTGACGCCAGACCGACATAAGGTTTCCAATCGCATCGGCAAATATCTCTCTCGTATGCCTTTTCAGCGCGGCTTTGTCCATAACCTCGGGGTTGCCCACTGGAAATATCTCCTCCCCCCTCTTCTTGCTTTTAATGCAAACGTCTATCATGAAATCCATAAGCCCGTTTTTCGGAATATCCTTGACGACTATGATCTTCCCCTTTTTACAGTCCTTGAACGTGAATGTAACATCAGGTGAAAGCTCCGTCGGTTCTGCCGCATGTTTTTCGTCCGCCGGCTCGATGATCTTTTCCAAAACAGCCACCGGTTTCACCGCGTCGTCCCATATTCCTTCTACCTCCGCGTGTGAACTGCTCTTCATGTATTTCCCTTTCGGCTTCGCCGTTCCTTTCCTGCGGCTCGGGTCTTGATCCTTCCCTTCATTCGGAGGGTCGTCCCTCAGGTCGCAATGCATCGGCACATGCGCGTCCGTGACGTAATGGCTTATCAGCATGTAGAGATACATCATCTGGCGTAATTCGAACTGGTCGTTAAAATCGCGGAGCTTCCCCATGTGCGCTATCACACGCGCCAGGTGGTCCACATGATATGGAAGCGCCCCGCCAAACCGGTAATAAAGGGTTCCGTCCAATTCAAATTTATCCTTTTCCTTCAGGTTGTGCCCCGGAAAATCCTTGTCGGTAAAAAGTTTGAAAATGTGGTTCGGGTCGTTATCGGCAAGAATGTCGTCCGGTGCCCATGTCGCCTCGCGTAAAAAAGATTCGTAATACCTCATTATCCGTTGCCGCTTTGTCGACTCCCTTCTCTCTCTGCTTTTGCTTGTTCCTGAGAGATGCCTCCCCGTCACGGTACGGATGTTATCCACACTCTGCCTGGTAAGGTCTATCGCCTTCGCCGCGATATAGATATGGGTATCGTGTTTCATTTCCCCCTCCTTGAAAATTCAGGTTATAAGAAGCCCCCTTGTTGCTCGACGATCCTTGCGATATGAATTTTATCACTTGAATTACGTTTTTCAAAACGGAGAATACCGGCACAATTTTCACGCAGAGAAGGGGAATGAACCGAGGCTCCTTTTTTCAACTCCGACCCGGCAAATATCGAAAACAGCACCACTCATGAGACAGCGGACAACTATGGCGACCGGATAAAACCGGACGGCCCGTGGCATTCCACAACAGGCGAGTGGGAGTTTTTCTCCCCCTTTTTGTTTCGATCCGGATTATCATTACAGAATCGTGCGATTTTTGTTTTATAATTGCGGTGAGATTGGGAGATTTACAGGTTGATGAAAACCGGCAACATTTGTTTTATGCTTCTGCTGTCGATCGCGTTTGCCTCATGTGGAGGAGGATCTTCGTCCGACCCCTTCGGCAAGGGGAAACAGGATGAGGCGAACCTCGTTGAAATAGTCACCGTCCAGAAAACCGCGCTCTCACACAAGGTAACCAGAACAGGAACCCTTTCCGCCCGCCGCATCACCATGCTCTACAACCAGGAGCAGGGGCGCATCGACGCGGTGAAAGTGTACGAAGGGGATAGAGTGAAGAAGGGGGATATACTCGTAAAACTTGACGACAGGCGTTTGCGGGCCTCCCTTGCCCAGGCTGTGGCCGAAAGAAAAAAGGGGGAGGCGGATTATAAAAGGATCGGCAAACTCGCCAAAAACAACATCACGACAAAGGAAAAAATACTCGAGCTGGAGACGATCCGCGACGTCGCGAAAGCGGCTGAACAAATGGCCCGCATCCGTGTTGACGATACCGAGATCCGCGCGCCGTATGACGGGATAATCACGGTCCGCAACGCCGAACCGGGAGTGGTGGCGCCTGTCCATACCCATCTTATTACCATCCTCGACAGGAACTCGCTCTATTCCGAGGTAACGGTAAGCGAACTTTCGATGCCTCTCCTTGCCGTCGGAAACGAGGTTGAAGTCATGATAGACGCTATCCCGGACAGACCGATTCCGGGCGTTATCTCGCGAATCCATCCGACGATAGACCCGAACACGAGGCTTGGCAAGGTGGAGGTGGCGTTGACGAACATACCGGAAGCGGCGACCGCAGGCCAGCTTTGCAGAGTAACTATCCAAACACCGCAAACCGAAAGGACCGTCATCCCGTTCGCCGCGATGCGGAGGGATTCGGAAGGAACCTACGTTTACATCGTGAATAATGAGGTCGTAGAACGGCAGCCTGTCCGCCCCGGCCTCCGGTTTGAAGATCTGGTAGAGATACTCGAAGGGCTTGAACCTGACCAGCAGATAGTTTCGAAGGGATTCCTCGGCCTCGGCGCCGGGAAGAAGGTGGTAACTCGGATTCCTTCGGAGTCGGTGGAAAAACCGAGATGACCCAGCCCCTCCCTGCAACAGCGCAGAAGGGCCGTTCCGGTGGATTGGCCTCCTGGTCCATCAGCCACCCGATAGGCGTAAGCATGATAGCCCTCGCCTTCGCCGTTATAGGGCTGTTCAATTTCTACGCGCTCTCGGTTGACCTCCTCCCGCACATCATCTACCCGAATATACGTGTGCGCATTTCAGATCCCGGCGTGGCGGCAAA is drawn from Nitrospinota bacterium and contains these coding sequences:
- a CDS encoding efflux RND transporter periplasmic adaptor subunit; protein product: MKTGNICFMLLLSIAFASCGGGSSSDPFGKGKQDEANLVEIVTVQKTALSHKVTRTGTLSARRITMLYNQEQGRIDAVKVYEGDRVKKGDILVKLDDRRLRASLAQAVAERKKGEADYKRIGKLAKNNITTKEKILELETIRDVAKAAEQMARIRVDDTEIRAPYDGIITVRNAEPGVVAPVHTHLITILDRNSLYSEVTVSELSMPLLAVGNEVEVMIDAIPDRPIPGVISRIHPTIDPNTRLGKVEVALTNIPEAATAGQLCRVTIQTPQTERTVIPFAAMRRDSEGTYVYIVNNEVVERQPVRPGLRFEDLVEILEGLEPDQQIVSKGFLGLGAGKKVVTRIPSESVEKPR